The Nicotiana tabacum cultivar K326 chromosome 1, ASM71507v2, whole genome shotgun sequence genome segment GTTAAATCTACCAGAAGTTTTCTCCTTTTCCCAAAAATTTATGAATCCATCTGAGGATCCAGAGTAGAGAAAACAAGAATTTAGTGAAGTGCTTAGGGCTAATGCATTAACAGGTGAAGGTTGGAATTTTAGTGTCATTGTAAGAGTATGAGAGTTTTGTCCATATACTCTTCTCCAAATTTTTATTGAACCATCGGATGAACATGTAAAAACACAACCATCTTCTTGATTTACAACAATTGAGTTGACATTATCTTCATGAGCCAAGAACGAGTCCACGCATCGATTATCTGAGATTCTCCATGTCTTGACTGTTTTATCCCATGATCCTGTGTATAAAAGCCCTTCTGCGTGGTAATAAGCCATGCAAGAAATGCAATCTTTATGTTGATTGCTACTACTTGACCTAGGAAATTTGAGAAATGAATAATTGGACTTAGGTAGGGTTATGATTTTCTTGCCTCGGAAATTATCGGATGCATTCACGTTCCATATCCGGATTTTGTGGTCTTTATGTGAAGTAAAGAGCATGTTACCATAGACCAAAATTGCCCTAACATCACCAGAAGTTGCCTTGAGGTACCCTCTCTCGATACAATCCGGCTGTCGCCATGCACGTATCCGGCTACTCTCTGAGCCAGTGAAGACAATACCTTTTGCAATGGCGATGGAATAAATTGTGCCTTCGGGGCGATGAAGGGACGCGATGCAGTGGTAGAGGAGAGAGGGAGATGGTGTTTGTAAAGGGGAAAGAGTCCAAGGAGAATCCGGGCTAGGAGGGGGCATTAAGGAATACATAGTGGTTGCACTAGCATTAGAAGATCTTGAAGGACTATAGAGAAGTTCATGTTCAGATAATTTTAGATGAGAATTGAAGGAAAGACGAGGAGGGGATTGTATTGATGATCTTCTTTCTTTATCAAAGTAACTATGGAGGCTTCTCTTGCCGTAGTACTCCATGGTCTAGAGAAATATTGGGtaagaaaagagtgcaacaaaAGGATTGAATTTGTGAGTGTTTATATAAATTAAAGGGGGAGTACTGTAGTACTTTAATTTTGAGTACGATAGGGTATTGAATTTGAATATAGACATTATGATATATGCCTACAACTTTGGTTAGTGGGGCTTGTAGATATGGGTGCGCCAGGCACAATTAAGGAAATACTAAATATTCACCTAAACATATATAAGAGAGGTATAGTAAATTAAATATCTGAGGAAGAtgcatatacaacaacaacaacatcccagtataatcccacaagtgaggtctgggagggtagtatgtacgcagaccttacccctaccccgaggggcagagaggctatttccatgATACTCTCAGCTCAAGAAAGCACCAAGTGACGATATATTAATACTATTGATAGACTCATAATATAATAACATAAACTACATAACATACAAGCTTTAATTAGGAGTACTTTTTCTCCGATTTTTTTGACGGGTAGCTTTACCAGAGGTGGTTGTGCTGAAATCGGCTAATTTAATATCAAACTCAAAATGCATGCCAAACTCACTGTTATGACAATGCCAACAAACCTCCGCTTCGTCACTTTCACTCACGTGGTATGCCCACCCGAAACACCAGTAAACATCATATacaattaaattatttattttattttgtatatctactttattaatttgttttaccATGTATATTTACTGTATTCCATAATTAAATATTGtgtattataaattattatattttggtatatttttGGTTTGAATATTGCATTCCAAATTAAAATACCATCGTATGTTTGGTTTAAATATTGTATTCCAAAtagaatattatggtatattCAATTTGGATTGTAATCCAAACTAGAATATTGTGGTATGTTTCAGAATATATCGAAAGATTTGGAGCTATAGAGTATAATACTTTTGATATATTTGATATAATTTCAAACTTAGGTATATCATGAAAGTGAGTCTTACAAATGAGTATATTTCtcttttttaaaataatgatAGTGTCTGGTCTAATTTGTGCATACCTCGATCATGTATTCAGTTATCTGCTGCCTTTTACTAACTTAAGTACCAGATAATCATGAATCTCTGGCTACCAATGTCACGATCCAAGTTCTTCCTCCGTGAAccgtcgtgacggtacctagtctctacgactatgtAAGCCTAATTTTTgcgaaaataaaatgaaaacataaagGCTAACAACTAACATGTAATTTAAATAATagttaagatgccgctcggcatatacgatAATTACTTTTGAAATATACACAACTATCCCAAGATCCAGAACaccgtgaatcacaaactacagaacgAAATTAGTGTCTCTATATTCCAGAGTCTaacaaaaaggaaatacagaagTGTTTGACATagggaagagtagaaggggacttcgaggtctgcggacgcgacagatataccttgaagtctcttaAGCTATCCTGACTTACTGATAATGCAGTTGATAagtagtacctggatctgcacacgaaaaacatgtgaaGGAAAGtgtgtgagtacaccacaacggtactcagtaagtgccaagcctaacctaagtcgagtagtgacgaaatcaggtcagggccctattggtATATATAACAAAATAAGACATAATGAAATATTGCagtaaaaataaatactaaaatttAACATGAATGAAATGATAGAAAGTAACAGCTtagtacacagagataacaataggggatctcccgagataccgtctcgtagtcctaaaTGTCAATGTGGAGTgcatctctcggaataccgttccgtaatcccaaattaaatatacagtacaaggggatctcccagaataccgtttcgtaatcccaaagtaaatatgcagtacatggggatctcccggaataccgttccgtagtcccaaagtaaatatgcagctcaaataatataaatacaactacaacacgGAATCCAACAATTTAGACTAAGgacaagtcaaggaagaagcagaaaattcactaagcatgttgcacagagttcagataagcaaataagacacgtagacatgctacTCTAAACTAAACAAGGtaattacatatgcta includes the following:
- the LOC107767071 gene encoding protein JINGUBANG-like produces the protein MEYYGKRSLHSYFDKERRSSIQSPPRLSFNSHLKLSEHELLYSPSRSSNASATTMYSLMPPPSPDSPWTLSPLQTPSPSLLYHCIASLHRPEGTIYSIAIAKGIVFTGSESSRIRAWRQPDCIERGYLKATSGDVRAILVYGNMLFTSHKDHKIRIWNVNASDNFRGKKIITLPKSNYSFLKFPRSSSSNQHKDCISCMAYYHAEGLLYTGSWDKTVKTWRISDNRCVDSFLAHEDNVNSIVVNQEDGCVFTCSSDGSIKIWRRVYGQNSHTLTMTLKFQPSPVNALALSTSLNSCFLYSGSSDGFINFWEKEKTSGRFNHGGFLQGHRFSVLCLVAIEKLIISGSEDTTIRVWRREEGSCFHECLAVLDAHRGPVKCLAANLEIDKVVIGFLVYSASLDQTFKVWRIKVMPDENKVNISSEENHQQNGENKMKTMDYELNPVLSPSWVEKKLQGSHHFH